In a genomic window of Penaeus monodon isolate SGIC_2016 chromosome 27, NSTDA_Pmon_1, whole genome shotgun sequence:
- the LOC119590778 gene encoding hemocyanin C chain-like yields the protein MKVLVLLALVAAAAVADDISAAQKQHDVNFMLHKIYGDIRDPDLKKIADTFDPEADLSHYSDGGEAVHALMKDYKDQKLLEQKHFFSLFNARHREEALMLFDVLIHCKDWKTFISNAAYFRQIINEGEFVYAFYVANIHSPLATTVVLPPLYEVTPHLFTNSEVIEAAYRAQQIQTPGKFRSTFTGTKKNPEQRIAYFGEDIGLNTHHVTWHMEFPFWWEDKYSHRLDRKGENFFWVHHQLTVRFDAERLSNHLDPVEELDWNKPIHHGFAPHTTYKYGGQFPSRPDNVNFEDVDDVARIRDMIIIDSRIRDAIAHGYVIDEEGKHIDIQNEHGIDILGDIIESSMYSPNVQYYGALHNTAHIVLGRQADPHGKYDLPPGVLEHFETATRDPSFFRLHKYMDNIFKEHKDSLPPYTKDELGFPGIVIDNLCTEGELATFFEDFEYDLINAVDDTEKIKDVAISTYVPRLNHKDFAFKIDIENHNHEDKLAVIRIFAWPHSDANGIEFTFDEGRWNAIELDKFWTVLKEGTNHIVRDAHDSAVTVPDVPSFHSLFQMTEKAKNGLRSGLEEFVSATGLPNRFILPKGNHEGLKMDLVVIVTDGEADAAVEGLHENNNFIHYGIKGVYPDKRSHGYPLDRHVEDERLFEELDNFKHIHVKIYNHGEHIHKE from the exons ATGAAGGTCCTAGTTCTCCTTGCCCTTGTGGCTGCGGCCGCTGTAGCTGATG aTATTTCTGCTGCACAAAAACAGCATGATGTCAATTTCATGCTACACAAGATCTATGGAGATATCCGTGATCCAGATCTTAAGAAAATCGCCGATACCTTTGACCCAGAAGCAGATTTATCTCATTACAGTGACGGCGGTGAGGCAGTACATGCACTTATGAAGGATTACAAGGATCAGAAACTCCTTGAACAGAAGCACTTTTTCTCACTGTTTAACGCCAGACATCGCGAAGAGGCCCTCATGCTTTTTGATGTACTCATTCACTGCAAAGATTGGAAAACATTTATCAGCAACGCCGCCTACTTCCGTCAAATAATCAACGAAGGAGAATTTGTTTATGCATTCTACGTTGCAAACATCCATTCTCCTTTGGCTACAACAGTTGTACTTCCTCCGCTTTATGAGGTGACACCCCATCTATTCACCAACAGCGAAGTTATCGAAGCAGCTTACCGTGCACAGCAAATACAAACGCCTGGCAAGTTCAGGTCCACTTTCACTGGTACAAAGAAGAACCCTGAACAGCGTATAGCCTACTTTGGTGAAGATATCGGTTTGAATACTCATCACGTTACCTGGCATATGGAATTCCCATTCTGGTGGGAAGACAAGTACAGTCACCGACTGGACCGCAAGGGAGAGAACTTTTTCTGGGTTCATCATCAACTTACCGTACGTTTCGATGCCGAACGACTCTCCAATCACCTGGATCCAGTAGAAGAATTGGACTGGAATAAGCCCATCCACCACGGCTTTGCCCCCCACACCACCTACAAGTACGGAGGACAGTTTCCTTCTCGTCCCGATAACGTCAATTTTGAGGATGTTGATGATGTCGCTCGTATTCGCGACATGATCATCATCGATAGCCGAATTCGTGATGCAATTGCCCATGGATATGTTATCGATGAAGAAGGAAAACACATCGACATCCAGAATGAACATGGTATTGACATCCTTGGAGACATTATTGAATCTTCTATGTACAGTCCTAATGTCCAGTACTATGGAGCCTTGCATAACACTGCTCACATTGTACTTGGAAGGCAGGCTGATCCCCATGGAAAGTACGATTTACCCCCTGGTGTGCTGGAACACTTCGAAACTGCCACCCGTGACCCCAGCTTCTTCAGGCTTCATAAGTACATGGATAACATCTTCAAGGAACACAAGGACAGTCTCCCTCCTTACACTAAGGATGAACTAGGGTTCCCAGGCATTGTCATTGATAACCTTTGCACTGAAGGTGAACTGGCCACCTTCTTCGAAGATTTTGAGTACGATCTTATCAACGCCGTCGACGATACCGAAAAAATCAAGGACGTAGCCATTTCTACATACGTCCCTCGTCTTAACCATAAAGATTTCGCCTTCAAGATCGACATTGAAAACCACAACCATGAAGACAAGTTAGCTGTCATCCGTATTTTCGCTTGGCCTCACAGTGACGCAAACGGTATTGAATTTACCTTTGACGAAGGTCGTTGGAATGCTATTGAACTGGATAAATTCTGGACTGTCT TGAAGGAAGGAACCAATCACATTGTGCGAGATGCCCACGATTCTGCTGTAACAGTACCTGACGTGCCAAGCTTCCATTCCCTCTTCCAAATGACTGAGAAGGCTAAGAACGGTCTGCGAAGTGGCCTAGAAGAGTTCGTGAGTGCAACGGGCTTGCCCAACCGCTTCATTCTCCCCAAGGGCAACCACGAAGGCCTGAAAATGGATCTCGTTGTTATCGTAACAGACGGTGAGGCTGACGCAGCCGTCGAAGGACTACACGAGAACAACAACTTTATTCACTACGGCATTAAGGGTGTGTACCCTGACAAGCGATCGCACGGTTACCCACTTGACCGCCATGTTGAGGACGAGCGGCTCTTTGAAGAACTCGACAACTTCAAGCACATCCATGTAAAGATCTACAATCACGGAGAACATATTCACAAGGAATAA